The Pleuronectes platessa chromosome 11, fPlePla1.1, whole genome shotgun sequence genome includes a window with the following:
- the iars2 gene encoding isoleucine--tRNA ligase, mitochondrial isoform X2, with the protein MLLCRVSAVSHALARWTRRSQRAVGLLRPARPFSSSRCHGVSSGEGSAQPSENGSAPGVYRDTVLLPRTEFPMKLTGQKLLDRELQIQQECGFADLYSWQRERKVKKEFCLHDGPPYANGDPHVGHALNKILKDIRNRFEMLRGRQVHYIPGWDCHGLPIELKALGELGTSGLTPLQIRQKAREFADGAIARQRAAFQRWGVMADWDKCYYTYDGAYEAAQLKVFQEMHTKGFIYQDYKPIFWSPSSRTALAEAELEYNPEHVSRAIYATFPLITLPPKMASEEGLENVSVLVWTTQPWTLPANQAVCYMPNAQYSVVKRADNSQLLLLASERTASVAALLGTELESVGTFTGPQLEGGICKHPTIPDKEVPLLPANHVTMAKGTGLVHTAPAHGMDDYSVASQFKLSVECMVDEDGKFTEAAGPELQNLSVMIEGTDKVISMLKECGALVKEEQCVHSYPYDWRTKQPVVIRPSKQWFINTASLKDKAKEALQKVRVLPDSAKSSLLAMLDRRTYWCISRQRSWGVPIPVFYHKETGEPLMNKHTVSHIAKLFEEKGSDCWWELPIEILLPPEVLKKSKAGPVSDYVRGEDVLDIWFDSGASWAAVLEESDSRADAYVEGKDQIGGWFLSSLLTSVAVGNKAPYKSLVVHGFAVTEKGEKMSKSLGNVVDPDVVINGGKDLPAYGADVLRWWVAESNIFSEVQIGPTALNSARESISKLRNTLKFLLGNLHGFDPLSQTVDSKEMHFIDQYMLHLLREFSMKVTDAYSEFDAGRVIRVLQAFITRDLSSFYFSIIKDRLYCDPENSLGRRSCQTVLEEVLDGVTRSISPILPHLAEEVYLHAPGHDKGETLFRSGWIKSSSVWRRPGLEEVVEGACAIRDSFLSSIPGKNAAQYDLTVAIEPGLLFELMESLQEEPTSTSSQLAELMMTARVTLTSELPRDLPPDALLSHGTFLINLEGGVIREDSPYSIAVVPTSAARCPRCRRYTAESADCLCPRCQAIVSQAH; encoded by the exons ATGCTGCTGTGCCGGGTTTCGGCAGTGAGCCATGCGCTGGCGAGGTGGACACGGAGGTCACAGCGGGCAGTCGGCCTCCTCCGCCCGGCTCGCCCCTTCAGCTCCAGCCGCTGTCATGGTGTCAGCTCCGGAGAAGGCAGCGCCCAACCGTCAGAGAACGGCTCTGCTCCGGGTGTGTACCGGGACACGGTGCTCCTCCCCCGGACCGAGTTCCCAATGAAACTGACCGGACAGAAGCTGCTGGACCGGGAGCTGCAGATCCAGCAG GAGTGTGGATTTGCAGATTTGTACtcctggcagagagagaggaaggtcaAGAAGGAGTTCTGTCTTCACGATGGACCCCCGTATGCCAATGGAGACCCTCATGTTGGACACGCACTCAATAAG ATCCTAAAGGACATCCGTAATCGCTTTGAGATGCTGAGGGGGCGACAGGTCCACTACATCCCTGGCTGGGACTGCCATGGGCTGCCCATCGAGCTGAAGGCTCTGGGGGAGCTGGGGACCAGCGGCCTCACACCACTACAAATCCGACAGAAAG CACGTGAGTTTGCAGATGGAGCCATAGCTCGTCAGAGGGCTGCTTTCCAGCGCTGGGGGGTGATGGCTGACTGGGACAAGTGTTACTACACTTATGACGGGGCCTATGAGGCTGCTCAGCTGAAAGTCTTCCAGGAAATGCACACCAAG GGATTCATCTACCAGGACTACAAGCCGATCTTCTGGTCTCCTTCATCAAG GACGGCCCTAGCAGAGGCAGAGTTGGAATACAACCCTGAACATGTGAGCAGGGCCATTTATGCCACATTTCCCCTGATCACACTACCACCTAAAATGGCCTCAGAAGAAG GTCTGGAGAATGTCTCTGTGTTGGTGTGGACCACTCAGCCTTGGACCCTTCCTGCAAATCAGGCTGTGTGCTACATGCCCAATGCTCA GTACTCAGTGGTGAAGAGGGCGGACAACTCTCAGCTTCTCCTGTTGGCCTCTGAGCGTACAGCCAGCGTCGCAGCTCTTCTGGGAACAGAGCTGGAGAGTGTCGGCACCTTTACAG GCCCCCAACTTGAAGGTGGAATATGCAAACATCCCACAATTCCTGACAAGGAAGTGCCGCTGTTGCCAGCCAATCATGTGACCATGGCGAAGGGAACAGGATTGGTCCACACAGCACCAGCTCACGGCATGGACGACTACAGTGTGGCTTCGCAGTTTAAACTGTCTGTG GAGTGTATGGTTGATGAGGATGGCAAGTTCACTGAAGCAGCAGGTCCTGAGCTACAGAATCTGTCAGTGATGATTGAAGGCACAGATAAAG TGATCTCCATGCTGAAGGAGTGCGGGGCTCTGGTGAAAGAGGAGCAGTGTGTCCACAGTTACCCGTACGACTGGAGGACAAAGCAGCCTGTGGTCATCAGGCCCAGTAAACAGTGGTTCATCAACACAGCGTCGCTCAAAGACAAAGCTAAG gagGCGCTGCAGAAGGTGCGTGTTTTGCCAGATTCGGCGAAGAGCAGTCTGCTGGCCATGCTGGACAGACGGACGTACTGGTGCATCTCCAGACAGCGAAGCTGGGGCGTCCCGATCCCCGTCTTCTACCACAAAGAGACCGGAGAGCCACTCATGAACAA acacacagtttCCCACATAGCAAAGCTTTTCGAAGAAAAAGGAAGTGACTGCTGGTGGGAGCTTCCTATTGAGATTCTACTGCCACCCGAAGTCCTCAAAAAG agTAAAGCAGGTCCAGTGAGTGACTACGTTCGTGGAGAGGACGTGTTGGACATCTGGTTTGACAGCGGAGCATCATGGGCTGCTGTGCTAGAAG agTCAGACTCCAGGGCCGATGCGTACGTGGAGGGAAAGGACCAGATCGGAGGCTGGTTTCTGTCGTCACTGCTCACCAGTGTGGCCGTCGGCAACAAGGCCCCTTACAA gtCTCTGGTGGTCCATGGCTTTGCTGTCACTGAGAAGGGAGAGAAGATGTCCAAGTCCCTGGGCAACGTTGTGGATCCTGATGTGGTCATTAATGGAGGGAAG GACCTGCCGGCCTACGGGGCAGATGTGTTGCGTTGGTGGGTGGCGGAGTCCAACATCTTCTCTGAGGTCCAGATCGGACCCACTGCCCTCAACTCAGCCAGAGAGAGCATCAGCAAG ttAAGAAACACTCTGAAGTTCCTGCTTGGGAACCTGCACGGCTTCGACCCCCTGTCTCAGACTGTGGACTCCAAAGAGATGCACTTCATCGACCAGTACATGCTGCACCTGCTCCGTGAATTCAGCATGAAG gttacAGACGCGTACAGTGAGTTTGACGCTGGCAGGGTCATCCGTGTCCTCCAGGCGTTCATCACCAGAGACCTCTCCAGTTTTTACTTCAGCATCATCAAAGACAG gttGTACTGCGACCCAGAGAACTCGCTGGGCAGAAGATCGTGTCAGACTGTTTTAGAGGAAGTTCTGGACGGAGTAACCAGATCCATATCGCCCATCCTGCCACATCTAGCCGAAGAAGTGTACCTACACGCACCCGGACATGACA AAGGGGAGACATTATTCCGGAGCGGCTGGATAAAAAGCAGTTCAGTGTGGCGGCGGCCGGGACTGGAGGAGGTAGTGGAGGGAGCGTGTGCCATCAGAGACTCGTTCCTGTCGTCCATCCCTGGCAAAAATGCAGCTCAGTACGACCTCACTGTTGCCATCGAGCCTGGTCTGCTGTTTGAACTCATGGAG TCTCTCCAGGAGGAGccgacctccacctcctcccagctGGCCGAGCTCATGATGACAGCGCGGGTCACCCTCACCAGTGAGCTGCCCCGGGACCTGCCCCCAGACGCACTACTGAGCCACGGCACCTTCCTCATCAACCTGGAGG GTGGCGTAATCCGTGAGGACAGCCCCTACAGCATCGCTGTGGTGCCAACCTCTGCTGCCCGTTGCCCACGGTGCCGCCGCTACACGGCCGAATCGGCGGATTGCCTTTGCCCACGCTGCCAGGCCATCGTCTCACAGGCTCACTGA
- the iars2 gene encoding isoleucine--tRNA ligase, mitochondrial isoform X1, protein MLLCRVSAVSHALARWTRRSQRAVGLLRPARPFSSSRCHGVSSGEGSAQPSENGSAPGVYRDTVLLPRTEFPMKLTGQKLLDRELQIQQECGFADLYSWQRERKVKKEFCLHDGPPYANGDPHVGHALNKILKDIRNRFEMLRGRQVHYIPGWDCHGLPIELKALGELGTSGLTPLQIRQKAREFADGAIARQRAAFQRWGVMADWDKCYYTYDGAYEAAQLKVFQEMHTKGFIYQDYKPIFWSPSSRTALAEAELEYNPEHVSRAIYATFPLITLPPKMASEEGLENVSVLVWTTQPWTLPANQAVCYMPNAQYSVVKRADNSQLLLLASERTASVAALLGTELESVGTFTGPQLEGGICKHPTIPDKEVPLLPANHVTMAKGTGLVHTAPAHGMDDYSVASQFKLSVECMVDEDGKFTEAAGPELQNLSVMIEGTDKVISMLKECGALVKEEQCVHSYPYDWRTKQPVVIRPSKQWFINTASLKDKAKEALQKVRVLPDSAKSSLLAMLDRRTYWCISRQRSWGVPIPVFYHKETGEPLMNKHTVSHIAKLFEEKGSDCWWELPIEILLPPEVLKKSKAGPVSDYVRGEDVLDIWFDSGASWAAVLEEELEGDAAEPESRLSWLPAQLRKPLVAESDSRADAYVEGKDQIGGWFLSSLLTSVAVGNKAPYKSLVVHGFAVTEKGEKMSKSLGNVVDPDVVINGGKDLPAYGADVLRWWVAESNIFSEVQIGPTALNSARESISKLRNTLKFLLGNLHGFDPLSQTVDSKEMHFIDQYMLHLLREFSMKVTDAYSEFDAGRVIRVLQAFITRDLSSFYFSIIKDRLYCDPENSLGRRSCQTVLEEVLDGVTRSISPILPHLAEEVYLHAPGHDKGETLFRSGWIKSSSVWRRPGLEEVVEGACAIRDSFLSSIPGKNAAQYDLTVAIEPGLLFELMESLQEEPTSTSSQLAELMMTARVTLTSELPRDLPPDALLSHGTFLINLEGGVIREDSPYSIAVVPTSAARCPRCRRYTAESADCLCPRCQAIVSQAH, encoded by the exons ATGCTGCTGTGCCGGGTTTCGGCAGTGAGCCATGCGCTGGCGAGGTGGACACGGAGGTCACAGCGGGCAGTCGGCCTCCTCCGCCCGGCTCGCCCCTTCAGCTCCAGCCGCTGTCATGGTGTCAGCTCCGGAGAAGGCAGCGCCCAACCGTCAGAGAACGGCTCTGCTCCGGGTGTGTACCGGGACACGGTGCTCCTCCCCCGGACCGAGTTCCCAATGAAACTGACCGGACAGAAGCTGCTGGACCGGGAGCTGCAGATCCAGCAG GAGTGTGGATTTGCAGATTTGTACtcctggcagagagagaggaaggtcaAGAAGGAGTTCTGTCTTCACGATGGACCCCCGTATGCCAATGGAGACCCTCATGTTGGACACGCACTCAATAAG ATCCTAAAGGACATCCGTAATCGCTTTGAGATGCTGAGGGGGCGACAGGTCCACTACATCCCTGGCTGGGACTGCCATGGGCTGCCCATCGAGCTGAAGGCTCTGGGGGAGCTGGGGACCAGCGGCCTCACACCACTACAAATCCGACAGAAAG CACGTGAGTTTGCAGATGGAGCCATAGCTCGTCAGAGGGCTGCTTTCCAGCGCTGGGGGGTGATGGCTGACTGGGACAAGTGTTACTACACTTATGACGGGGCCTATGAGGCTGCTCAGCTGAAAGTCTTCCAGGAAATGCACACCAAG GGATTCATCTACCAGGACTACAAGCCGATCTTCTGGTCTCCTTCATCAAG GACGGCCCTAGCAGAGGCAGAGTTGGAATACAACCCTGAACATGTGAGCAGGGCCATTTATGCCACATTTCCCCTGATCACACTACCACCTAAAATGGCCTCAGAAGAAG GTCTGGAGAATGTCTCTGTGTTGGTGTGGACCACTCAGCCTTGGACCCTTCCTGCAAATCAGGCTGTGTGCTACATGCCCAATGCTCA GTACTCAGTGGTGAAGAGGGCGGACAACTCTCAGCTTCTCCTGTTGGCCTCTGAGCGTACAGCCAGCGTCGCAGCTCTTCTGGGAACAGAGCTGGAGAGTGTCGGCACCTTTACAG GCCCCCAACTTGAAGGTGGAATATGCAAACATCCCACAATTCCTGACAAGGAAGTGCCGCTGTTGCCAGCCAATCATGTGACCATGGCGAAGGGAACAGGATTGGTCCACACAGCACCAGCTCACGGCATGGACGACTACAGTGTGGCTTCGCAGTTTAAACTGTCTGTG GAGTGTATGGTTGATGAGGATGGCAAGTTCACTGAAGCAGCAGGTCCTGAGCTACAGAATCTGTCAGTGATGATTGAAGGCACAGATAAAG TGATCTCCATGCTGAAGGAGTGCGGGGCTCTGGTGAAAGAGGAGCAGTGTGTCCACAGTTACCCGTACGACTGGAGGACAAAGCAGCCTGTGGTCATCAGGCCCAGTAAACAGTGGTTCATCAACACAGCGTCGCTCAAAGACAAAGCTAAG gagGCGCTGCAGAAGGTGCGTGTTTTGCCAGATTCGGCGAAGAGCAGTCTGCTGGCCATGCTGGACAGACGGACGTACTGGTGCATCTCCAGACAGCGAAGCTGGGGCGTCCCGATCCCCGTCTTCTACCACAAAGAGACCGGAGAGCCACTCATGAACAA acacacagtttCCCACATAGCAAAGCTTTTCGAAGAAAAAGGAAGTGACTGCTGGTGGGAGCTTCCTATTGAGATTCTACTGCCACCCGAAGTCCTCAAAAAG agTAAAGCAGGTCCAGTGAGTGACTACGTTCGTGGAGAGGACGTGTTGGACATCTGGTTTGACAGCGGAGCATCATGGGCTGCTGTGCTAGAAG aggagctggagggagaTGCTGCGGAGCCTGAGTCCCGTCTCAGCTGGCTCCCCGCTCAGCTCCGCAAACCTCTGGTCGCAG agTCAGACTCCAGGGCCGATGCGTACGTGGAGGGAAAGGACCAGATCGGAGGCTGGTTTCTGTCGTCACTGCTCACCAGTGTGGCCGTCGGCAACAAGGCCCCTTACAA gtCTCTGGTGGTCCATGGCTTTGCTGTCACTGAGAAGGGAGAGAAGATGTCCAAGTCCCTGGGCAACGTTGTGGATCCTGATGTGGTCATTAATGGAGGGAAG GACCTGCCGGCCTACGGGGCAGATGTGTTGCGTTGGTGGGTGGCGGAGTCCAACATCTTCTCTGAGGTCCAGATCGGACCCACTGCCCTCAACTCAGCCAGAGAGAGCATCAGCAAG ttAAGAAACACTCTGAAGTTCCTGCTTGGGAACCTGCACGGCTTCGACCCCCTGTCTCAGACTGTGGACTCCAAAGAGATGCACTTCATCGACCAGTACATGCTGCACCTGCTCCGTGAATTCAGCATGAAG gttacAGACGCGTACAGTGAGTTTGACGCTGGCAGGGTCATCCGTGTCCTCCAGGCGTTCATCACCAGAGACCTCTCCAGTTTTTACTTCAGCATCATCAAAGACAG gttGTACTGCGACCCAGAGAACTCGCTGGGCAGAAGATCGTGTCAGACTGTTTTAGAGGAAGTTCTGGACGGAGTAACCAGATCCATATCGCCCATCCTGCCACATCTAGCCGAAGAAGTGTACCTACACGCACCCGGACATGACA AAGGGGAGACATTATTCCGGAGCGGCTGGATAAAAAGCAGTTCAGTGTGGCGGCGGCCGGGACTGGAGGAGGTAGTGGAGGGAGCGTGTGCCATCAGAGACTCGTTCCTGTCGTCCATCCCTGGCAAAAATGCAGCTCAGTACGACCTCACTGTTGCCATCGAGCCTGGTCTGCTGTTTGAACTCATGGAG TCTCTCCAGGAGGAGccgacctccacctcctcccagctGGCCGAGCTCATGATGACAGCGCGGGTCACCCTCACCAGTGAGCTGCCCCGGGACCTGCCCCCAGACGCACTACTGAGCCACGGCACCTTCCTCATCAACCTGGAGG GTGGCGTAATCCGTGAGGACAGCCCCTACAGCATCGCTGTGGTGCCAACCTCTGCTGCCCGTTGCCCACGGTGCCGCCGCTACACGGCCGAATCGGCGGATTGCCTTTGCCCACGCTGCCAGGCCATCGTCTCACAGGCTCACTGA
- the rab3gap2 gene encoding rab3 GTPase-activating protein non-catalytic subunit — MSCSLLEFCRLQELRTVRDYLFHSQRDEPVEEKNEADNQMSWDTSDWESSWDNGDNQEEETTSTTKVEEETKGQTGPWLQDCVVALSPCSDLLVVAREHKAVFLSAKWRTDDSGREEMTLGVSWTGTLSTEDGECVSSCICIPLASQKRSSTGRPDWTCVVVGFTSGHVRFYTENGVLLLAQLLHEDPVLRLKCRTYEIPRHPGVTEQHEELSILYPAALVTIDGFSLFQSLRACRNQVARAAAAGSDVIQPPPLAYKKWGLKDMDTIVDHISVGIMPLCVFDQMKNASILGGFTASVKGNPPAMSQYVTVGGGPYTGFYYSVEGSSQPLLSHVAMAVASKLTSALFSAASGWLGWNKNKNKNEDEAAQKQKPKVEPATPLTIRFGLPDSRRHGESICLSPCNKLAGVTDDFGRVSLLDLSRGIAIRMWKGYRDAQLGWLQVPEERSDREFSPPTSRPRRHAMFLVIYAPRRGILEVWGMQQGPRVGAFTVGKHCRLLYAGYRLMGVNSVTSQGWQLHTQQVCLLDPVTGALRTVNIPFHLALSDKKSERAKDMHLLKRLTALLKSRDVDPDVLESEGKSVLLDIKHPAIKKQALESLLSNKNAPLSCLTNIISTLYDTLKKQDTEDVDALLLQLCSSQLRLLQLYTDIQQLHSSADTEPCSDNDSLEGMKDELSRVGPILKRYAQFTSRPSVSFAQDSPDSPLTAQAFLSQMECSDDGQMKVNRGAEAEWNQLGNFLFWGCLSGKSPIQKVCDTLQQAGISPQQLLALLLSVWLLREKEVLQKTKETVRNLHTLLIALSDIKGAVEESWDPQSISPWWQQVRTTCIQSHNAAAALLAAFVAHRATKASITNHADTKMHSEWEAVSLELEQWVVCVRQLEDVLVLQTLLLVPPPQGAPAGAASQCSIKTLLEGGTGGIADSVSKWVFRQNLAPQRLKEILQKRVDKDADDKLEQMERAEGNEKKEQSQEDTDRTAELLVAVWERFPHSLSPDLLFAHCCWEYVVQWNKDPEEGQCLCSAVEHLKWISSPHIQLGISTMMWSTFIVKRFSAAAYLMEKVGKAPKDRLCRRDVGMGDKAVTSFLGCCVQLLQILMEADSAVEEESVPELSVEESWCGAEGPASIAELALEQKGVHYPLVQHHCLLASLLHAALTFNLKVKPLNLFDSKGKNAFFRDLTTIQLMPSGDMDPGLVSLRQEFLLRVLTGWVLAIDDTSSSASGTGCPPLPSSGPKADWWPSLCLELGSLLQVNPDILRRHLVCELYNQGLDLRAEEVMLEVEDKDVLGSQLLVLTGQRLSFMLLHSQSQTQAAMELLARLPPTLCTWLKAMDPSELRCPLVPLSHSSRLVGRLIEILPENHAQYSLALHLLEAVEALTTED; from the exons atgtcctgcagcttgttggaGTTCTGTCGGCTCCAGGAGCTCAGAACGGTCCGAGACTATTTGTTCCACAGCCAGAGAGACGAGCcggtggaggagaagaatgaAGCAG ATAACCAGATGTCTTGGGACACGTCTGACTGGGAGTCGTCATGGGACAATGGTGACAACCAAGAGGAGGAaaccacctccaccacaaag gtggaggaggagaccaagGGACAGACTGGACCCTGGCTGCAGGACTGTGTAGTCGCCCTTTCGCCCTGCTCTGATCTGCTAGTGGTCGCCCGTGAACATAAGGCAGTTTTTCTCTCAG CAAAGTGGCGCACAGATGACAGTGGCAGAGAGGAGATGACTCTGGGTGTTTCCTGGACTGGGACCCTCAGTACTGAAGATGG agagtgtgtgagcaGCTGCATCTGTATCCCCCTGGCAAGTCAGAAGAG GAGCTCCACAGGGCGGCCTGACTGGACATGTGTTGTCGTGGGTTTCACCTCTGGCCATGTTCGCTTCTACACAGAG AACGGGGTTCTGCTCCTGGCCCAGCTTCTGCACGAGGACCCCGTACTGAGACTCAAGTGTCGCACATACGAGATCCCTCGTCATCCTGGAGTAACTGAGCAG CATGAAGAGCTGAGCATCCTCTACCCTGCTGCTCTGGTCACCATCGATGGCTTCAGCCTCTTTCAGTCTCTGCGTGCCTGCAGGAACCAGGTGGCGAgag ctgctgcagcaggtaGTGACGTGATCCAGCCTCCTCCCCTGGCCTACAAGAAGTGGGGTCTGAAGGACATGGACACTATTGTGGACCACATTAGTGTGG GCATCAtgccattgtgtgtgtttgaccagATGAAGAATGCATCTATCCTGGGGGGATTTACTGCTTCAGTCAAGGGCAACCCACCTGCCATGAGCCAGTATGTCACTGTCGGAGGAGGACCATACACTGGCTTTTATTATTCTGTCGAG GGAAGCTCACAGCCTCTTCTCTCTCATGTGGCCATGGCTGTGGCTAGTAAACTCACCTCAGCCCTTTTCAGTGCTGCCAG TGGGTGGCTGGGctggaacaagaacaagaacaagaatgAAGACGAGGCTGCTCAGAAACAGAAGCCCAAGGTTGAGCCAGCAACGCCTTTAACAATCAG ATTTGGTCTCCCAGACTCTCGTCGCCATGGAgagtccatctgtctgtccccATGCAACAAGCTGGCTGGAGTGACAGACGACTTTGGTCGAGTCTCACTGCTGGACCTGTCCAGGGGCATCGCCATCCGCATGTGGAAAG GTTACCGAGACGCCCAGCTGGGATGGCTGCAGGTTCCTGAGGAGCGCAGTGATCGGGAGTTCTCCCCCCCAACCTCCCGTCCCAGACGGCATGCCATGTTCCTCGTGATCTACGCCCCCCGCAGGGGAATCCTGGAGGTGTGGGGGATGCAGCAGGGGCCACGGGTTGGAGCTTTCACTGTGGGTAAACACTGCAG GCTGCTGTATGCTGGCTACCGTCTGATGGGTGTGAACAGTGTGACCAGTCAGGGCTGGCAGCTCCACACACAGCAGGTGTGTCTGCTGGATCCCGTCACAGGAGCTCTGAGGACTGTGAACATCCCCTTTCACCTGGCACTTAG TGACAAGAAGAGTGAGCGAGCCAAAGATATGCACCTGCTGAAGAGACTGACAGCTTTACTAAAGAGCAGAGATGTGGACCCTG ATGTTTTGGAGAGCGAAGGCAAAAGTGTGCTGCTGGATATTAAACATCCTGCGATTAAAAAGCAG GCTCTAGAGTCTCTGCTGTCAAATAAGAatgctcctctctcctgtctcacaAATATCATAAGCACCTTATACGACACTCTGAAGAAACAAG ACACTGAGGACGTGGATGCACTGTTACTCCAGCTCTGCTCTTCACAACTGAGACTGCTGCAGCTTTACACTGACATCCAGCAGCTGCACTCTTCTGCAGATACAGAACCCTGCTCTGACAAC GATTCCCTAGAAGGCATGAAGGATGAACTGTCCCGTGTGGGTCCCATTCTGAAACGCTACGCCCAGTTCACCTCCAGGCCCAGTGTGAGTTTTGCCCAGGACTCACCCGACTCACCCCTCACAGCCCAAGCCTTCCTCTCCCAGATGGAGTGCAGCGACGACGGGCAGATGAAGGTGAACCGCGGGGCTGAAGCCGAATGGAACCAGTTAG GAAACTTTCTGTTCTGGGGTTGTCTGTCTGGAAAAAGTCCAATACAGAAAGTCTGTGACACACTGCAGCAGGCTGGCATCAGTCCACAGCAGCTACTG GCTTTGTTGCTGAGTGTGTGGTTGctgagggagaaggaggtgCTACAGAAAACAAAGGAAACCGTCAGAAACCTTCACACACTACTCATCGCCCTCAGCGACATAAAAG GTGCAGTTGAGGAGTCGTGGGACCCCCAGTccatctccccctggtggcagcaagTCCGCACCACGTGTATCCAGTCCCACAATGCTGCCGCGGCTCTGCTGGCTGCCTTCGTCGCTCACCGTGCTACAAAGGCTAGCATCACCAACCACGCTGACACCAAG ATGCATTCAGAGTGGGAGGCGGTGTCCCTAGAGCTGGAGCAGTGGGTGGTGTGTGTTCGCCAGCTGGAGGACGTGCTCGTGCTGCAGACGCTGCTGTTGGTGCCTCCTCCTCAGGGAGCGCCGGCGGGTGCTGCATCACAGTGTTCCATCAAAACGCTGCTGGAGGGAGGCACTG GTGGCATAGCCGACAGTGTCTCCAAGTGGGTGTTCAGGCAAAACTTGGCTCCTCAGCGGCTGAAGGAAATTCTCCAGAAGAGAGTAGACAAAGATGCAGATGACAAACTGGAGCAGATGGAAAGAGCAGAAGGAAACGAGAAGAAGGAGCAGAGCCAAGAGGACACAGACAGGACAGCAG agctgTTGGTGGCAGTGTGGGAGCGGTTCCCACACTCGCTCTCCCCTGACCTGCTCTTCGCCCACTGTTGCTGGGAATATGTCGTTCAGTGGAACAAAgaccctgag GAGGGTCAATGCTTGTGCTCGGCTGTGGAACATCTGAAGTGGATCTCCAGTCCACACATCCAGCTAG GTATTTCTACAATGATGTGGAGTACTTTCATTGTCAAACGATTCTCGGCAGCGGCCTACCTCATGGAGAAG GTGGGGAAAGCACCCAAAGATCGTTTATGTCGAAGG GATGTGGGGATGGGAGACAAAGCCGTGACGTCTTTCCTGGGCTGCTgtgtccagctgctgcagatccTCATGGAG GCTGACTcggcggtggaggaggagtccGTTCCCGAGCTGTCGGTGGAGGAGTCGTGGTGCGGAGCGGAGGGCCCAGCCTCCATAGCCGAGCTGGCTCTGGAGCAGAAAGGCGTCCACTACCCCCTGGTCCAGCACCACTGCCTGTTGGCCTCCCTGCTTCACGCTGCCCTGACCTTCAATCTGAAAGTCAAACCACTCAATCTGTTTGACAgcaag GGTAAGAATGCCTTCTTCAGAGATCTGACGACAATCCAGCTGATGCCCAGTGGAGACATGGACCCAGGCCTGGTGTCACTACGACAGGAG TTCCTCCTGCGGGTGCTCACTGGCTGGGTGCTGGCAATAGATGATACTTCCAGCTCTGCCTCTGGCACTGGGTGCCCCCCTCTACCATCCAGTGGCCCTAAAGCTGACTGGTGGCCCTCGCTGTGTCTGGAgctgggctccctgctgcagGTCAACCCCGACATCCTGCGTCGGCACCTCGTCTGTGAGCTCTATAACCAGGGTCTGGACCTCCGGGCAGAGGAG GTGATGTTAGAAGTGGAGGATAAAGACGTGCTGGGCTCTCAGCTGTTGGTGCTGACTGGACAGAGACTGAGCTTCATGCTGCTGCACAGCCAGAGTCAGACGCAGGCTGCGATGGAGCTTCTGGCCCGCCTTCCCCCCACCCTCTGCACATGGCTCAAGGCTATG GACCCCAGTGAGCTGCGCTGCCCCCTGGTTCCTTTGTCCCACAGCAGTCGGCTGGTGGGTCGTCTCATTGAAATCCTGCCTGAGAACCACGCCCAGTACAGCCTGGCCCTGCACCTTCTGGAGGCCGTAGAGGCCCTGACCACTGAGGACTGA